The following proteins are encoded in a genomic region of Candidatus Zymogenaceae bacterium:
- a CDS encoding ATPase, which produces MKFKKVIVGLIALNALIFFTAAGVGLLVSLVPDVSYGFQDGTDTGGGHAAPESAPLGDSAVGWGFVAAALSTGIAALGAGVAVGGVGSAAMGAISERPELLGRAMIFVGLAEGIAIYGLIISIMILGQL; this is translated from the coding sequence ATGAAGTTTAAAAAGGTTATTGTTGGATTAATCGCCCTGAACGCCCTCATCTTTTTCACAGCGGCGGGCGTTGGATTGCTGGTGTCGTTGGTGCCGGATGTGAGTTATGGTTTTCAGGATGGGACCGACACAGGCGGCGGTCACGCGGCCCCGGAATCGGCCCCATTGGGAGATTCGGCAGTGGGGTGGGGTTTTGTTGCTGCGGCGCTTTCCACAGGGATCGCCGCCTTGGGCGCAGGAGTTGCGGTGGGAGGCGTCGGATCTGCGGCGATGGGCGCCATCAGCGAGCGGCCGGAGCTGTTGGGTCGTGCGATGATTTTCGTGGGTCTTGCCGAAGGTATCGCCATCTACGGTTTGATCATTTCGATCATGATACTGGGGCAGTTGTAA
- a CDS encoding V-type ATP synthase subunit F: MDYFIIGDHDTVLGFSLSGIEGRVAKDDREAYAALREVMDSGRVGILLITERYAQALRDELDDIMINSRYPLVLEIPDMSGPLEDKITISDLVKAAIGVKI; encoded by the coding sequence ATGGATTATTTCATCATCGGAGACCACGACACGGTACTCGGTTTTTCCCTGTCCGGGATAGAAGGCCGTGTGGCAAAGGACGATCGGGAAGCATACGCCGCCCTGAGGGAGGTGATGGATTCCGGTCGGGTGGGCATTCTTCTGATTACGGAACGATACGCCCAGGCCCTCAGAGATGAACTGGACGACATCATGATCAACAGCCGCTATCCTCTGGTGCTGGAGATCCCCGATATGTCCGGGCCTCTGGAGGACAAAATCACAATTTCCGATTTGGTGAAGGCGGCCATAGGCGTGAAAATTTAA
- a CDS encoding V-type ATP synthase subunit A, producing MEGKVGSVIWISGPVVKARIEKELGMMEMVIVGEDKISGEVIELEGDIATIQVYEETTGLKPGAEVVGTGFPLSVELGPGLISNIYDGVQRPLEAILKSTGNFIERGVQISPLSRDVKWHFTPEVSVGDEVTGGAVLGSVPEGFVLTHRVLLHPAISGKVKYIAPQGEYTIEEIICEVDTGHGVEKVKMYHRWPVRHGRPYKERLAPSVPLVTGQRIIDTFFPIAKGGTAAIPGGFGTGKTVTQHNLAKWSDADLIVYIGCGERGNEMTGVLVDFPKLQDPRSGKPLMERTILIANTSNMPVAAREASIYTGITLAEFYRDMGYDVAIMADSTSRWAEALREISGRLEEMPAEEGFPAYLATRLAEFYERSGRVETLCEVIGSVSAIGAVSPPGGDFSEPVTQHTKRFVRCFWGLDKELAYARFYPAINYMDSYSEYLDDVEGWWRENGDRDWKVLRSQAMEILRNDDKLQQIVRLVGEDALPDEQKLIVDGAKLIKNAFLQQSAFDDVDMYCMPKKQIKMLILIMHFFQRASIIINQGVPIYKIREMPILNELNRMKGKIENSKIEDFDELGKLIDQEFDVLVS from the coding sequence ATGGAAGGCAAGGTCGGGTCTGTCATTTGGATAAGCGGTCCGGTGGTGAAGGCTCGTATTGAAAAAGAGCTGGGGATGATGGAGATGGTCATTGTGGGCGAGGATAAAATCTCCGGGGAGGTTATCGAACTTGAGGGCGATATCGCCACCATACAGGTATATGAGGAGACAACCGGCCTCAAACCGGGGGCGGAGGTGGTGGGAACCGGATTTCCCCTGTCGGTCGAACTGGGTCCCGGTCTCATCAGCAACATCTACGACGGCGTGCAGCGTCCCCTGGAAGCGATCCTGAAGAGCACCGGTAATTTTATTGAGCGCGGTGTTCAGATTTCTCCCCTCTCCCGGGATGTGAAGTGGCATTTTACGCCGGAGGTGTCGGTGGGGGATGAGGTAACGGGCGGCGCGGTGCTGGGCAGCGTTCCAGAGGGATTCGTGCTCACCCACAGGGTGCTGCTCCACCCGGCGATTTCCGGAAAGGTAAAATATATCGCCCCCCAGGGCGAGTATACCATCGAGGAGATCATCTGCGAGGTGGACACGGGACATGGTGTCGAAAAGGTCAAGATGTATCATCGCTGGCCGGTACGGCACGGCAGGCCCTATAAAGAGCGCCTCGCCCCGTCCGTACCCCTGGTGACGGGACAGCGCATTATCGACACCTTCTTTCCCATCGCCAAGGGCGGCACCGCTGCGATCCCCGGCGGCTTCGGCACCGGGAAAACCGTCACCCAGCATAACCTGGCGAAGTGGTCCGACGCAGACCTGATCGTCTATATCGGGTGCGGCGAGCGGGGCAACGAGATGACCGGCGTGTTGGTGGATTTTCCCAAGCTCCAGGACCCCCGAAGCGGGAAGCCTCTGATGGAGCGTACGATCCTTATCGCCAATACGTCAAACATGCCGGTGGCGGCCCGTGAGGCCTCGATTTACACCGGGATCACCCTGGCGGAATTCTACAGAGATATGGGCTATGACGTGGCCATCATGGCCGACTCCACCTCACGGTGGGCCGAGGCCCTCAGAGAGATTTCCGGACGCCTGGAGGAGATGCCGGCGGAGGAGGGTTTCCCGGCGTACCTCGCCACCCGACTGGCGGAGTTTTACGAGCGATCCGGACGGGTGGAGACCCTCTGCGAGGTTATCGGATCCGTGAGCGCCATCGGCGCCGTTTCGCCCCCGGGCGGCGACTTCTCGGAACCGGTCACCCAGCACACGAAGCGGTTTGTCCGCTGTTTCTGGGGTCTGGACAAGGAGCTGGCGTATGCCCGGTTCTACCCGGCCATCAATTACATGGACAGTTACAGCGAGTACCTGGACGACGTTGAGGGATGGTGGAGGGAGAACGGAGACCGTGACTGGAAGGTTCTCAGGAGCCAGGCCATGGAGATACTCAGAAACGACGACAAGCTGCAACAGATCGTCCGGCTCGTGGGCGAGGACGCCCTCCCCGACGAGCAGAAATTGATCGTCGACGGCGCGAAACTCATCAAGAACGCCTTTCTGCAACAGAGCGCCTTCGACGATGTGGACATGTACTGCATGCCGAAAAAGCAGATAAAGATGCTCATCCTTATCATGCACTTCTTCCAGCGGGCATCGATTATTATCAATCAGGGTGTTCCCATCTACAAAATCAGGGAAATGCCGATCCTGAACGAACTCAACCGTATGAAGGGCAAGATCGAAAACTCCAAAATCGAGGATTTCGACGAGCTTGGAAAGCTGATCGATCAGGAATTCGACGTCCTTGTATCCTGA
- a CDS encoding V-type ATP synthase subunit B, with protein MAVVKEYEGLRKIKGPLIFIENIKNVGFEEMVEITHPNGEKRHGRVLEVGSDIAVVEVFEGTSGLNTTTTKIRFLGEALRLPVTTDMLGRVFNGIGLPIDGGAEPITDTHRDINGAPINPIIREYPRDFIQTGISSIDMMNTLVRGQKLPIFSGSGLPHNQLAAQIVRQAKILGEQEEFAVVFAAVGVKHDVAEVFRKSFQESGALKNVVMFLNLADDPSIERLVTPRCALTMAEFMAFDKGMHVLVVITDMTNYCESLREISTSKGEVPSRKGYPGYLYSDLSSIFERAGRIKGLNGSITQIPILTMPNDDITHPIPDLTGYITEGQIVLSRDLDKKGIYPPINVLPSLSRLMNDGIGEGKTREDHPNLSSQLYSGYATTKQVEMLASVIGEEELSKVDKKYLEFGQQFEDTYIRQGINEDRSIYNSMDRGWELLSVLPRAELVRVKEEQIDKYLPKVLEE; from the coding sequence ATGGCCGTTGTCAAAGAATATGAAGGCTTGCGGAAGATCAAGGGCCCGTTGATCTTCATTGAGAACATCAAAAACGTGGGCTTTGAGGAGATGGTGGAGATCACCCACCCGAACGGCGAAAAACGCCACGGGCGGGTGCTGGAGGTGGGAAGCGACATCGCCGTCGTGGAGGTGTTCGAGGGGACCTCGGGCCTCAATACCACCACCACCAAGATTCGGTTCCTCGGTGAAGCCCTGCGCCTGCCGGTGACCACCGACATGCTGGGTCGTGTCTTTAACGGCATCGGGCTTCCCATAGACGGCGGGGCCGAGCCGATTACCGACACCCACCGGGACATCAACGGAGCGCCCATCAACCCGATTATCAGGGAGTATCCCAGAGACTTCATCCAGACCGGGATTTCCTCCATTGATATGATGAATACCCTGGTCAGGGGGCAGAAGCTGCCGATCTTCTCCGGTTCGGGCCTCCCCCACAACCAGCTTGCGGCGCAGATCGTCCGCCAGGCGAAGATTCTGGGGGAACAGGAGGAGTTCGCCGTGGTCTTCGCCGCCGTCGGCGTCAAACACGACGTGGCGGAGGTGTTTCGCAAGAGCTTCCAGGAAAGCGGCGCCCTCAAGAACGTGGTCATGTTCCTCAACCTCGCCGACGACCCGTCCATCGAGCGGTTGGTGACCCCCCGGTGCGCGCTGACGATGGCGGAGTTCATGGCCTTCGACAAGGGCATGCACGTACTGGTTGTCATCACCGACATGACCAACTACTGCGAGAGCCTCCGGGAGATATCCACCTCTAAGGGCGAGGTGCCCAGTCGAAAAGGATATCCCGGATACCTCTATTCCGACCTGTCGTCCATCTTCGAGCGGGCGGGACGCATCAAGGGGCTCAACGGCTCCATCACCCAGATCCCGATCCTCACCATGCCCAACGACGACATCACCCACCCGATTCCGGACCTGACCGGCTATATCACCGAGGGGCAGATAGTGCTGTCCCGGGACCTGGACAAAAAGGGCATCTATCCGCCGATCAACGTGCTGCCGTCTCTCTCCCGGTTGATGAACGACGGTATCGGGGAGGGAAAAACCCGAGAGGATCATCCGAACCTCTCAAGCCAGCTCTACTCCGGGTACGCCACCACCAAGCAGGTGGAGATGTTGGCGTCGGTTATCGGGGAGGAGGAGCTCTCCAAGGTGGACAAGAAATACCTGGAGTTCGGCCAGCAGTTCGAAGACACCTACATCAGGCAGGGCATCAACGAGGATAGAAGCATCTACAACAGCATGGATCGAGGATGGGAGTTGCTCTCCGTCCTGCCCCGGGCGGAGCTTGTTCGGGTCAAGGAGGAGCAGATTGACAAATATCTCCCTAAGGTCCTGGAAGAATAA
- a CDS encoding V-type ATP synthase subunit D, whose product MANKLNVSPTKSNLIKIKEDLDFARNGYELLDQKREILVMEVMQMIEDVRRARKNTEEQLEKAYRAFKQALMNMGVNRVKAVAMAVSPDISVSFTERSIMGVVVPIIDITTREKKPYYSPSGTTAALDEAVTLFRTALRQLTQLSEVEVAVWRLAMELKKTQRRVNALENIFIPQYEETARFLDDNLAEKEREAFFQMKRVKAKLEKEL is encoded by the coding sequence ATGGCAAACAAACTAAACGTATCGCCCACGAAGAGTAACCTGATCAAGATCAAGGAGGATCTTGATTTCGCCAGAAACGGTTACGAGCTCCTCGATCAGAAGCGAGAAATCCTCGTAATGGAGGTGATGCAGATGATCGAGGACGTGCGCCGGGCGAGGAAAAATACCGAGGAGCAGCTTGAGAAGGCGTATCGAGCCTTCAAACAGGCCCTGATGAACATGGGTGTCAACAGGGTGAAGGCGGTTGCGATGGCGGTTTCCCCGGACATCAGCGTTTCCTTCACCGAGAGATCGATCATGGGGGTGGTGGTGCCGATCATCGACATCACCACGCGGGAGAAAAAACCATATTATTCCCCCAGCGGCACCACCGCCGCACTGGACGAGGCGGTAACGCTCTTTCGCACGGCGCTCAGACAACTGACACAGCTTTCCGAGGTGGAGGTGGCGGTATGGCGGCTGGCGATGGAGTTGAAAAAAACCCAGCGTCGGGTCAACGCCCTGGAGAATATCTTTATTCCCCAGTATGAGGAAACGGCCAGATTTCTGGACGATAACCTTGCCGAGAAAGAGCGAGAGGCGTTCTTTCAGATGAAGCGGGTTAAGGCCAAACTGGAGAAGGAATTATAG
- a CDS encoding universal stress protein yields MFKRIMVPIETKEKSENAVNLAYELAQVHKAELILLHVISSKSLEMGEEVTDLERDEHRKVLEEDSYKMLYSIKRSAPEERMKIFIDIRDGQPASVICEAARKNDVNLIIMPKSGKIGPRRVLVGDISVKVVECTDIPVMLVM; encoded by the coding sequence ATGTTTAAGAGGATTATGGTTCCTATTGAGACAAAGGAAAAATCCGAAAACGCCGTGAATCTCGCCTATGAACTGGCACAGGTACATAAGGCGGAACTGATTCTCCTGCACGTGATCAGCTCCAAGAGCCTGGAGATGGGAGAGGAAGTCACCGATCTGGAGAGGGATGAGCATAGAAAGGTTCTGGAAGAAGACAGCTACAAGATGCTGTATTCCATAAAGAGATCCGCCCCGGAAGAACGAATGAAGATTTTTATCGACATACGGGACGGACAGCCGGCCTCGGTTATCTGTGAGGCCGCCAGGAAAAACGACGTCAACCTCATCATCATGCCCAAATCCGGGAAGATCGGTCCCCGACGGGTGCTGGTGGGGGACATATCCGTCAAGGTCGTGGAGTGTACCGATATACCGGTCATGCTGGTCATGTAG
- a CDS encoding tetratricopeptide repeat protein — protein MKIIKWLMHITLVFVIVGAVLGMGGVRSAQAEDEKSVWDKADEMLEEGEYKEAVSLYTIAVELNQGHPDLYLAYFNRAHALISLERFEDAESDLDTTIELAPNFPDAYKLQGILKLSLGYFEEAITDFDTLIELTPEDPYAYANRGTALSYLGLFDRALADFNTSIELDDTCAECYYNRAQLLILMDRGDDAQNDLNRAGDLDSRYRNQGEY, from the coding sequence GTGAAGATAATAAAGTGGCTCATGCACATCACGCTGGTGTTCGTTATTGTGGGAGCGGTTCTTGGAATGGGCGGCGTTCGGTCCGCACAGGCTGAAGATGAAAAGTCCGTTTGGGACAAGGCGGACGAGATGCTGGAAGAGGGAGAGTACAAGGAGGCCGTGTCTCTCTATACGATCGCCGTTGAATTGAATCAGGGGCACCCGGATCTCTACCTGGCTTATTTTAACAGGGCGCACGCCCTCATTTCCCTGGAGCGGTTTGAAGACGCCGAAAGCGATCTGGATACCACCATTGAGTTGGCCCCAAACTTTCCGGACGCCTACAAGCTCCAGGGGATTCTCAAGCTGAGTCTTGGGTATTTCGAGGAAGCAATAACCGACTTCGATACCCTCATCGAGTTGACACCCGAGGACCCGTACGCGTATGCGAATCGGGGTACGGCGCTGTCGTATCTCGGGTTATTCGATCGGGCACTGGCGGATTTCAATACATCCATAGAGCTCGACGATACGTGCGCCGAATGCTATTACAACCGGGCACAGCTTCTAATCCTGATGGACAGAGGCGACGACGCACAAAATGATCTCAACCGGGCGGGTGATCTCGACTCCCGCTATCGTAATCAGGGAGAATACTGA
- a CDS encoding DUF4870 domain-containing protein translates to MNTQGTNRLLSGPERDTPDRSVINWAVAAHASGFLLYFLYGLHLLIPLFIMLTEGKKNGFVNHQALQALVFQSIMLLLLSIGGILTLVLAGFLIVPVVAVIHLVLTTIATINSSKGERYCYPLLEGLGTDETS, encoded by the coding sequence ATGAACACACAGGGCACAAATCGGCTTCTTTCCGGCCCAGAGCGGGACACGCCCGATCGAAGTGTCATCAATTGGGCCGTCGCGGCCCACGCCTCCGGCTTTCTCCTCTATTTTTTGTACGGGCTGCACCTGCTCATCCCGTTGTTCATCATGCTGACCGAGGGAAAGAAAAACGGCTTCGTCAATCACCAGGCCCTGCAGGCGCTGGTGTTTCAATCGATTATGCTTCTGCTGCTGAGCATCGGGGGGATACTGACCCTGGTGCTGGCGGGATTTCTGATCGTTCCGGTGGTGGCCGTCATCCATCTGGTACTGACCACCATCGCCACCATCAATTCGTCAAAGGGCGAGCGCTATTGCTACCCGCTTCTGGAGGGGCTGGGTACCGATGAGACATCGTAG
- a CDS encoding DUF4870 domain-containing protein: MTDEKKPSDERPSSEEFIGDAKEDIAAAGGAGSSKSSKSGGTKKSSGSKRATKPKAAPEAPKKPEGQDTVGDRNLALIAHLAGVLLYPAPGLNIIIPGLILILKGNEDAFVGHHARQSLIFQSIMTGAMILFTILSFVLIGLPVLLLTMVCHVVFVIIATFAASRGEWYTYPLMDRV; the protein is encoded by the coding sequence ATGACCGACGAAAAGAAACCTTCAGACGAACGTCCCTCTTCCGAAGAATTCATCGGTGACGCGAAGGAAGATATCGCCGCCGCGGGCGGCGCCGGTTCCTCAAAATCATCGAAATCCGGCGGGACAAAAAAGTCGAGCGGCTCAAAGCGAGCGACAAAACCGAAGGCCGCCCCCGAAGCTCCGAAGAAACCGGAAGGTCAGGATACGGTCGGCGACCGCAACCTGGCCCTCATCGCCCACCTCGCCGGCGTCCTGCTCTACCCGGCCCCCGGCCTGAACATCATCATTCCCGGCCTGATTCTGATTCTCAAGGGAAACGAGGACGCGTTCGTCGGCCACCACGCCAGGCAGTCTCTGATCTTCCAGAGCATTATGACCGGCGCGATGATCTTGTTTACTATTCTCAGCTTCGTACTCATCGGCCTCCCGGTGCTGCTTTTAACGATGGTGTGCCATGTGGTCTTCGTCATCATCGCCACCTTCGCCGCCTCACGGGGAGAATGGTATACCTACCCCCTGATGGATCGGGTCTGA
- a CDS encoding sulfite exporter TauE/SafE family protein — translation MDTQLSIFVAFWAGIVSFISPCVLPLLPSYLTFITGMSFDELTGENKKSVRRATVLHSIFFIIGFSIVFTALGALFGLMGGALFTYKEIIRKIGAVLLIVLGIYISGLIRMMLLRIQYGMIEREREPGPILSFFIRLFSLMDTERKVHLKQKPAGFIGSSLVGITFAAGWSPCLGPIVAAILSLAVIGESSNALYGVVLLLVFSLGLGLPFLLASLAFNSFLALFNRFKRFIPAVNIVAGLLLVVLGVFLFTTGFEAILTYIL, via the coding sequence ATGGATACACAGCTCTCCATTTTTGTCGCCTTCTGGGCCGGCATCGTCAGCTTCATCTCCCCCTGCGTGCTGCCGCTTTTGCCCAGTTACCTGACCTTCATCACCGGCATGTCCTTCGACGAGCTGACCGGTGAAAATAAAAAATCGGTGCGCCGGGCAACGGTGCTGCACTCGATATTCTTTATCATCGGCTTTTCCATCGTCTTCACGGCCTTGGGGGCGCTGTTCGGGCTGATGGGGGGGGCGCTCTTCACCTACAAGGAGATCATCCGAAAGATCGGGGCGGTGCTTCTTATTGTCCTGGGGATATATATCAGCGGCCTGATTCGCATGATGCTGCTTCGGATCCAATACGGCATGATCGAACGGGAACGGGAGCCGGGGCCGATCCTCTCATTCTTCATACGGCTCTTCTCCCTGATGGACACCGAGCGAAAGGTTCACCTGAAACAAAAGCCGGCGGGATTCATCGGAAGCTCTCTGGTCGGAATCACCTTCGCCGCGGGCTGGTCTCCCTGTCTCGGCCCCATCGTGGCGGCGATCCTGAGCCTCGCGGTCATTGGAGAATCCTCCAACGCCCTCTACGGTGTTGTCCTGCTCCTTGTTTTTTCACTGGGACTGGGCCTCCCCTTTCTCCTGGCGTCCCTCGCGTTCAACTCGTTTTTGGCCCTCTTCAATCGCTTTAAACGCTTTATCCCGGCGGTGAATATCGTCGCCGGTTTGCTCCTGGTGGTACTGGGAGTCTTTCTCTTCACCACCGGTTTCGAAGCCATTCTCACCTATATCCTGTAA
- a CDS encoding outer membrane lipoprotein-sorting protein codes for MKFGFRLLLATILCLSLAAGAYAITGTEIVQNVHDRDNGDSAASETTMILINDKGQEKERTVRMISKDYGDLSKSMIRFLAPADVKGTGFLVWENDDRDDDQFLYLPALKQDPRRIASSEKSSRFMGTEFTYEDMENRKVEKDTHTYLRDEQLNGYTCHVVESIPKEGEESQYGKFISWVRPDIWIPIRIEFYDENMELLKILTVSEIKEIDGIWTTTESLMDNVQEGRKTILRINEIQYNLDIPDDYFTERYLKE; via the coding sequence ATGAAATTCGGATTTCGATTGCTTCTTGCCACAATCCTGTGCCTTTCGCTCGCGGCCGGCGCATACGCCATCACCGGCACCGAGATCGTCCAGAACGTGCATGACCGGGACAACGGTGACTCCGCCGCCAGCGAAACCACCATGATCCTCATCAACGACAAGGGACAGGAAAAGGAGAGAACCGTTCGCATGATCAGCAAGGATTACGGCGATTTGTCCAAAAGCATGATACGCTTTTTGGCCCCCGCTGACGTGAAGGGAACCGGCTTTCTGGTGTGGGAGAACGACGACCGAGACGACGATCAGTTTCTCTACCTGCCCGCCCTCAAGCAGGACCCCAGACGCATCGCCTCGTCGGAAAAGAGCTCCCGCTTCATGGGAACCGAGTTTACCTATGAGGATATGGAAAACAGAAAGGTCGAAAAGGACACCCATACATACCTTCGGGATGAACAGCTTAACGGATACACCTGCCACGTGGTGGAAAGCATCCCCAAGGAGGGTGAGGAATCCCAGTACGGCAAGTTCATCTCCTGGGTGCGTCCGGATATCTGGATTCCGATACGCATCGAGTTCTATGACGAAAACATGGAGCTATTGAAGATACTGACCGTCTCGGAGATCAAAGAGATCGACGGCATCTGGACGACCACCGAGAGCCTGATGGACAACGTCCAGGAGGGACGCAAGACCATACTCAGGATCAACGAGATCCAGTACAATCTGGATATCCCGGATGACTACTTTACCGAGCGATATTTGAAAGAATAG
- a CDS encoding metallophosphoesterase family protein, which yields MKYAIISDVHGNLEALSAVVEDIEKVGADRVFFLGDAVGYAADPRKCIMLLDSVCDVLIAGNHDKITATSLGMEDLGPAALASLRWTIDAVTGDEVRWLRRLVMHQVENGMHLVHGHPDRPHLWRYTETRTDAEDAFEKSEHRVLLVGHTHRPGVFSLERGEIRCIDHEKGPISLERRCRYIFNSGSVGQPRDGDPRASYGLLDMTEGVFTVRRVSYDIARAAEKIYESGLPRDMGDRLFRGE from the coding sequence ATGAAATATGCGATCATTTCAGATGTACATGGAAACCTGGAGGCCCTGAGTGCTGTGGTCGAAGATATCGAAAAGGTGGGAGCGGATCGGGTCTTTTTTCTCGGCGACGCGGTGGGATATGCCGCGGATCCCCGGAAATGCATCATGCTTTTGGATTCCGTGTGCGACGTGCTGATCGCGGGAAATCATGACAAGATCACTGCCACGAGCCTGGGGATGGAAGATCTCGGCCCCGCGGCGCTGGCCTCGCTCCGGTGGACCATCGACGCCGTAACCGGAGACGAGGTGCGGTGGCTTCGGCGACTCGTCATGCACCAGGTGGAAAACGGCATGCACCTGGTACACGGCCACCCGGACAGGCCGCATCTGTGGCGATATACGGAGACGCGCACGGACGCAGAGGACGCGTTTGAGAAATCGGAACACAGGGTACTGCTCGTCGGGCATACCCACAGGCCCGGGGTGTTTTCTTTGGAAAGGGGGGAGATACGCTGCATCGATCATGAAAAGGGGCCGATTTCTCTTGAAAGGCGATGTCGATACATATTCAATTCTGGCAGTGTGGGTCAGCCCAGGGACGGTGATCCCCGGGCGTCGTACGGCCTGCTTGATATGACAGAGGGCGTCTTCACCGTTCGCCGGGTTTCCTATGATATCGCACGAGCGGCCGAGAAAATCTACGAGTCCGGGCTCCCCCGGGACATGGGGGATCGGCTGTTTCGGGGTGAATGA
- a CDS encoding acyltransferase family protein, producing METRRYDIDWLRVLAVLILFPFHTAQIFVPWDWHLKNEELSVAVGVFAHFIHQWHMPLFFLISGAASWYALRSKTGGRYLRERVTRLFVPLVFGMLVVCPPQLYFERLQEGLFSGGYFSFFPRYSFDGGPYPEGNISWQHLWFLAYLFLYSFVALPVFIWLKSESGKARIRRLANFCEKRGAILLLFIPLAIVRVTLEPFWPQTHDLISDWMLHAYYQLVFAYGFILMADDRFTEIINRHGPLALAAGVVLMSVYLVIRLTIGVGGWENPGWWVIVTIVRTINTWLWLVAILWLGNRFLDRPGPALTYCNEAALPVYILHQTVIVAIGYYVVQAGWSIGWKFTVIVTTSFAATMLFYEFLVRRWNPVRVLFGMRRK from the coding sequence ATGGAGACGAGACGGTACGATATCGACTGGCTCAGGGTCCTGGCCGTTCTAATCCTCTTTCCGTTTCACACCGCCCAGATATTCGTCCCCTGGGACTGGCACCTCAAGAATGAAGAATTGAGTGTCGCCGTGGGCGTGTTCGCCCATTTTATTCACCAGTGGCACATGCCGCTCTTTTTCCTCATCTCCGGGGCCGCCAGCTGGTATGCCCTCAGGAGTAAGACAGGAGGCCGGTATCTTCGCGAACGTGTTACCCGATTGTTTGTTCCGCTGGTGTTCGGGATGCTTGTCGTCTGCCCGCCCCAGCTCTATTTCGAGCGGTTGCAGGAGGGTCTGTTTTCCGGGGGATATTTCTCGTTTTTCCCGAGATACAGCTTTGACGGCGGTCCCTATCCCGAGGGGAATATAAGCTGGCAGCACCTCTGGTTTCTGGCATATCTGTTTCTCTATTCCTTCGTAGCTCTCCCGGTTTTCATATGGCTCAAGAGTGAATCCGGAAAGGCACGCATCCGCCGCCTGGCTAATTTCTGTGAAAAGCGGGGAGCGATTTTACTCCTGTTCATTCCCCTGGCGATCGTACGGGTGACCCTTGAGCCCTTTTGGCCCCAAACTCATGACCTTATCAGCGACTGGATGCTCCACGCCTATTACCAGCTCGTCTTCGCCTACGGATTTATCCTCATGGCGGACGATCGATTCACCGAAATCATCAACCGTCACGGACCCCTTGCCCTGGCTGCGGGGGTGGTGTTGATGTCGGTGTACCTCGTTATTCGCTTGACTATCGGAGTCGGGGGGTGGGAGAACCCCGGATGGTGGGTGATCGTGACGATCGTTCGCACGATCAACACGTGGCTGTGGCTTGTGGCGATCCTGTGGCTGGGAAACCGCTTCCTCGACCGCCCGGGGCCGGCGCTGACATACTGCAACGAGGCCGCCCTGCCGGTCTACATACTGCACCAGACGGTAATTGTCGCCATCGGGTATTACGTGGTGCAGGCTGGCTGGAGTATCGGGTGGAAATTCACCGTCATCGTGACGACCTCGTTTGCCGCCACCATGCTGTTCTATGAGTTCCTGGTCAGGCGGTGGAATCCCGTCAGGGTGCTGTTCGGGATGCGTCGGAAATAG